DNA sequence from the Microcoleus sp. FACHB-68 genome:
TCTTCCTGAAATGGGTTAGTTTGCAACCAAGGGAAGGACAGTATTTCTGTTTTTGAATATCTAATATACTTTTTCCAAGGAAAAGCACTCTCAACAATATTTTTTTGCAGAGCAATATGAGTGCTTTGATCACTAATCAATTCTTCACGAAATCCCAGAAGAATAATTCTGTCTCTGTCTTGAGGAACTCCATACTCTAACGAGTTAATAAGGCGTTCAGTTAAAATATAACCGGCTTCTTGCGTTTTAGATTTGAGTTCGTCAAAAAACAATCGATGTTTTTTCGTTTGCCACAGTCCTTTAACATTCTCGAAAAGAAAGAAGTCTGGTTTCTGCTGACAAATTAATTCAATGTAGGCAGCCGAAAGTTTACCACGCTCTCCTTCTCCACCTTTATTTTTACCACCTATCGAGAAGTCAGGGCAAGGCGGGCCACCGATAAACCCAATAATATTACTCGATTTGCGAGCCTCTTTGATTAATTCTTCGAGCTTTAATTTATCTTGACCTTCGGTTAGTTTAATCACATCTTCTTGAAAATAACCGAATTTTGGCTCTGGCAAATTAAGATTTTGCCGAGAATAACGGTAGGCTGCTAGAAAAGCTGGGTGAATTTCGTTCACATAAACGATATTGTAACCGCTCAATTCAAACCCTAAATCGAGAAAGCCGGTTCCTGAGAAAAATGAGAAGATACTGGGACGTTGACTCATGCAATGACCTGCAACCGCAAAAGAGATAACGCTAATCACAGAAGTGACGAAACTCTAGCTTACCGTCTCGCTCGGCAGGAAGTTGATAGAACTGTTGCAGATGCAATGTCAATTTAGACTGAAACCGACCTACAAAGTAAAGCTTGAACCCCTTGCTTCCTATAGGTTTGACTTAAAAGCGGGCAGCGGGAATCGAACCCGCGTCTTTAGCTTGGAAGGCTAAGGTTTTACCATTAAACCATGCCCGCAATCCAACGCATTTTTAAATATATCATGATTTTGCCAGATGTGAACAAAATTTGAAAAAACTCTTTTTTGATGTTCTAGAGTGGGTCAATTCTAAGCCTGACCTCCAATTCACCGGCAACAGGTTGACCGCCTTGGTATGCCGGCTCAAATTCCCATTGTGCCATCAGGTTTTCCGCCCACTGATCATAAGCCGGTGATTGACTGCCTTGCCGCATCTGTATGACTTCAGCTCGTCCTGTGGGACTCACCATTACATACAAAGTGACCTCCTGACCAAGAGCGATTTGATCAATTTGCGGCGGATAGGCCAAGTCAGGAAACTCGTCAGAAAGCCTCATGGGTTTGGCTTCTCGACCGGCATCAGGAATATCCTTGTCTGGGTTAGCCAAGCGAACCCCCACAACACTGACTCTCACCCCGACACCGGCACCCTCTGAAGGCTCTGGCTCCCCTGCCGGTTCCGATGGAGTCTCTGGCTCCTGAGCGGTTTCTGTAGGTTGATTGTCCCTTGGTGGTGGTACGGGTGGCAACTCTTCACTAGATGTTGCCGGCCCACTCGGTTCAGGTTCGGGTTCTGGCGTTGGTGTGGGTGTCGGTTCCGGAATCGGTTCGGGTTCTGGCGTTGGTTCTGGAGTGGGTGTCGGTTCTGGCGTTGGTTCTGGAGTGGGAGTTGGTTCAGGTTCGGGTTCAGGCGTTGGTGTGGGAGTTGGTTCTGGCGTTGGAGTGGAAGTTGGTTCTGGCGTTGGTGTGGGAGTTGGTTCTGGCGTTGGTGTTGGTGTGGGAGTTGGTGTGGGAGTTGGTTCTGGTGTTGGTGTGGGAATTGGTGTTGGCGCTGGCG
Encoded proteins:
- a CDS encoding TonB family protein → MTSTAPTDPPNWRRHTDPPALWVGVSLGSVFLHLLVFWLARSLSLPLLVQSGDEPIAIDLFVETPKTETPKAAPQQKAKPPAPPKTPAKAIPTPASKPAVSSASGNTALLPAPAKSPPASKGGVNKPTPTPTPIPKPAPTPTPIPKPVATATPIPKPAPAPAPTPISKPAPAPAPTPISKPAPAPAPTPIPKPAPAPAPTPIPTPTPEPTPTPTPTPTPTPEPTPTPTPEPTSTPTPEPTPTPTPEPEPEPTPTPEPTPEPTPTPEPTPEPEPIPEPTPTPTPEPEPEPSGPATSSEELPPVPPPRDNQPTETAQEPETPSEPAGEPEPSEGAGVGVRVSVVGVRLANPDKDIPDAGREAKPMRLSDEFPDLAYPPQIDQIALGQEVTLYVMVSPTGRAEVIQMRQGSQSPAYDQWAENLMAQWEFEPAYQGGQPVAGELEVRLRIDPL
- a CDS encoding DNA cytosine methyltransferase is translated as MSQRPSIFSFFSGTGFLDLGFELSGYNIVYVNEIHPAFLAAYRYSRQNLNLPEPKFGYFQEDVIKLTEGQDKLKLEELIKEARKSSNIIGFIGGPPCPDFSIGGKNKGGEGERGKLSAAYIELICQQKPDFFLFENVKGLWQTKKHRLFFDELKSKTQEAGYILTERLINSLEYGVPQDRDRIILLGFREELISDQSTHIALQKNIVESAFPWKKYIRYSKTEILSFPWLQTNPFQEDSELPFPDNIPQELTVEYWFQQNEVLNHLNAQHHFKPRAGLNRFKSVEEGDTSKKSYKRLHRWRYSPTACYGNNEVHLHPYKTRRISVAEALAIQSLPKNFYLPPYLPLNILFKTVGNGVPYLAAQALAQTILDYLEISKVERVVELIS